In Streptomyces sp. NBC_00414, a single window of DNA contains:
- a CDS encoding GlcG/HbpS family heme-binding protein, which produces MKHVKNVSRRTRVVTGGALVAAVALGGFGAYSASATSSVPAARAAVKADASNKNLTQSTHLTVDAAGRAAQAALDAARKDDQRVSVAVVDRNGNTVVTLRGDGAGPQSYESAVKKAYTAVSWNAPTSELAKRLEQSPNLKDIPGTLFLAGGAPVTAKNAPVAGIGVAGAPSGDLDEKYAQVGVAALNK; this is translated from the coding sequence ATGAAGCACGTCAAGAACGTCTCCCGCCGTACCCGTGTCGTCACCGGTGGCGCCCTTGTGGCCGCCGTCGCCCTCGGCGGCTTCGGCGCCTACTCGGCGAGCGCCACCTCGTCGGTGCCCGCGGCCCGGGCGGCGGTGAAGGCCGACGCCTCGAACAAGAACCTGACGCAGTCCACGCATCTGACGGTGGACGCCGCGGGCCGGGCCGCGCAGGCGGCGCTCGACGCGGCGCGCAAGGACGACCAGCGCGTCTCCGTCGCCGTCGTCGACCGCAACGGCAACACCGTGGTGACCCTGCGCGGCGACGGCGCGGGCCCGCAGTCGTACGAGTCGGCCGTGAAGAAGGCGTACACGGCGGTGTCGTGGAACGCGCCCACCTCCGAGCTGGCCAAGCGCCTGGAGCAGTCCCCGAACCTCAAGGACATCCCCGGCACGCTGTTCCTCGCGGGCGGCGCCCCGGTCACCGCCAAGAACGCGCCCGTCGCGGGCATCGGTGTGGCGGGCGCGCCCTCGGGCGACCTCGACGAGAAGTACGCCCAGGTGGGTGTGGCGGCCCTGAACAAGTAG
- a CDS encoding response regulator transcription factor, with amino-acid sequence MTDPPAERRPVRLLVCDDHAVVRAGLLALLDSEPGIEVVGQAGTGEEALALAARLAPDVVLMDLQLGEGIDGVETTRRLTTAPAAASVTASGSPHVLVLTTYDTDADITRAIEAGATGYLLKAERPEELFAAIHAAARGRTTLSPPVAGRVMANMRTPPPALTGRERDILGQLARGLGNRDIARALFISEATVKTHLGRIYDKLGVDTRAGAVAAAKERRVLP; translated from the coding sequence ATGACCGATCCGCCCGCCGAGCGGCGCCCCGTGCGCCTCCTGGTCTGCGACGACCACGCCGTCGTACGCGCCGGGCTGCTCGCCCTTCTCGACAGCGAGCCCGGCATCGAGGTGGTCGGCCAGGCGGGCACCGGTGAGGAGGCGCTCGCGCTCGCCGCACGCCTCGCACCCGACGTGGTGCTGATGGACCTGCAACTCGGCGAGGGCATCGACGGCGTGGAGACGACCCGCCGCCTGACCACCGCGCCGGCCGCCGCCTCGGTCACCGCTTCGGGCTCCCCGCACGTCCTCGTCCTGACCACGTACGACACCGACGCGGACATCACGCGGGCCATCGAGGCCGGAGCGACCGGGTACCTCCTGAAGGCCGAGCGGCCGGAAGAGCTGTTCGCCGCGATCCACGCGGCGGCGCGGGGGCGTACGACGCTGTCGCCGCCCGTGGCCGGCCGGGTCATGGCCAATATGCGCACGCCGCCGCCCGCGTTGACCGGGCGCGAGCGGGACATCCTCGGGCAGCTCGCCCGGGGGCTCGGGAACCGGGACATCGCCCGGGCGCTGTTCATCAGCGAGGCGACGGTGAAGACGCATCTGGGCCGCATCTACGACAAGCTCGGCGTGGACACGCGGGCGGGCGCGGTCGCCGCCGCGAAGGAGCGCCGCGTCCTTCCGTGA
- a CDS encoding glycoside hydrolase family 13 protein: MAAPQPGTTPGHTDDWWRGAAIYQVYPRSFADGDGDGTGDLAGVRSRLPYLAELGVDAIWFTPWYLSPLADGGYDVADYRTIDPAFGDLAEAERLIAEARELGIRTIVDIVPNHVSDQHAWFKAALAAGPGSPERKLFHFRPGRGEHGELPPNDWPSQFSGQTWTRVEDGEWYLHLFTPQQPDLNWAHPAVREEHEEVLRFWFERGAAGVRIDSAALPAKDPDLPEFVEGRDPHPYIDRDDLHEIYRSWRRIADEYGGVFVGEVWLPDSERFARYLRPDELHTAFNFSFLSCPWDATRLRAAIDDTLAEHAPVGAPATWVLCNHDVTRTVTRYGRQDTGFDFATKTYNTPTDLRLGTRRARAAALLTLALPGSVYLYQGEELGLPEAEIPRDRIQDPMHFRSGGTDPGRDGCRVPLPWTADAPYAGFGSATEPWLPQPDGWPAYAADRQADDPDSMLNLYRTALELRRADPALGDGGPLQWLPSSDGVLTFRRSPDLTCVVNLADTPAVLPDHTEILLSSGPLDTDDRLPSDTAVWLRS; the protein is encoded by the coding sequence GTGGCAGCCCCTCAGCCCGGTACGACCCCCGGACACACCGACGACTGGTGGCGCGGTGCCGCCATCTACCAGGTGTACCCGCGCAGCTTCGCCGACGGCGACGGTGACGGCACCGGGGACCTCGCGGGCGTCCGGTCGAGATTGCCCTACCTCGCCGAACTGGGCGTCGACGCGATCTGGTTCACCCCCTGGTACCTGTCCCCGCTCGCCGACGGCGGTTACGACGTCGCCGACTACCGCACCATCGACCCCGCCTTCGGAGACCTGGCCGAGGCCGAACGGCTGATCGCCGAGGCCCGCGAGCTGGGCATCCGCACCATTGTGGACATCGTGCCCAACCATGTCTCCGACCAGCACGCGTGGTTCAAGGCCGCGCTCGCCGCGGGCCCCGGCAGCCCCGAGCGCAAGCTCTTCCACTTCCGCCCCGGCCGCGGTGAACACGGCGAACTCCCGCCCAACGACTGGCCGTCGCAGTTCTCCGGCCAGACCTGGACCCGCGTCGAGGACGGCGAGTGGTACCTGCACCTGTTCACCCCGCAGCAGCCCGACCTCAACTGGGCCCACCCCGCGGTGCGCGAGGAGCACGAGGAGGTACTGCGGTTCTGGTTCGAGCGCGGAGCGGCCGGCGTGCGCATCGACTCCGCCGCACTGCCCGCCAAGGACCCCGACCTGCCCGAGTTCGTGGAGGGCCGCGACCCGCACCCGTACATCGACCGGGACGACCTGCACGAGATCTACCGCTCCTGGCGGCGCATCGCCGACGAGTACGGAGGTGTCTTCGTCGGTGAGGTCTGGCTGCCGGACTCCGAACGCTTCGCCCGCTACCTGCGCCCCGACGAACTGCACACCGCGTTCAACTTCAGCTTCCTGTCCTGCCCTTGGGACGCGACCCGGCTGCGCGCGGCCATCGACGACACCCTCGCCGAACACGCCCCGGTCGGCGCGCCCGCCACCTGGGTGCTGTGCAACCACGACGTCACCCGCACGGTCACCCGCTACGGGCGACAGGACACCGGCTTCGACTTCGCCACCAAGACCTACAACACCCCGACCGACCTGCGGCTCGGCACCCGCCGGGCCCGCGCCGCCGCCCTGCTCACCCTCGCCCTGCCCGGCTCCGTCTACCTCTACCAGGGCGAGGAACTGGGCCTGCCCGAGGCGGAGATCCCCCGCGACCGCATCCAGGACCCGATGCACTTCCGCTCCGGCGGCACCGACCCGGGCCGCGACGGCTGCCGTGTCCCCCTGCCCTGGACGGCCGACGCCCCGTACGCCGGTTTCGGCTCGGCCACCGAACCCTGGCTGCCGCAGCCCGACGGCTGGCCCGCCTACGCCGCCGACCGCCAGGCCGACGACCCCGACTCCATGCTCAACCTCTACCGCACCGCACTGGAACTGCGCCGAGCCGACCCCGCCCTCGGCGACGGCGGCCCCTTGCAGTGGCTGCCGTCCTCCGACGGCGTCCTCACCTTTCGCCGCTCCCCGGACCTCACCTGCGTGGTGAACCTGGCAGACACCCCGGCCGTCCTGCCGGACCACACGGAGATCCTCCTCTCCAGCGGCCCACTGGACACCGACGACAGGCTGCCCTCCGACACGGCGGTGTGGCTGCGCAGTTGA
- a CDS encoding sensor histidine kinase, with the protein MHIVFFVLLATCLTRFVQRHAAEPRAPWVIALAVALAVLYAIDTVLTDETSPSRGRGTWPPAPRLIRLGAVVATWAVLVVAAPSFAWAAVPLFYAALRALPPMAAYLLVGFLTLLVVFAQLALAPRFSLDLVVGPAAVATLATAVFAHMRRQAVRQRALIDDLIGTRRELAATERREGVLAERQRLSMEIHDTLAQGLSSQQMLLQAALRTWDTDPDKARDHVGTATSVTEHNLAEARRFVHDLAPADLAGGGSLEAALRTLAGRESGSGLTVRVHIDDGGRTSAPTDRAESALLRIAQGALANVREHSGATVTTLTLTGLDDRVVLDVADNGRGFDPATVGDEPSGGGRGHGIRAMQARVRQLGGTLTIESTPGEGAVLTATVPADRHTEETPR; encoded by the coding sequence ATGCACATCGTCTTCTTCGTGCTGCTGGCCACCTGCCTGACCCGCTTCGTCCAGCGCCACGCGGCCGAGCCCCGTGCCCCCTGGGTGATCGCTCTGGCCGTCGCGCTGGCGGTTCTCTACGCGATCGACACGGTCCTGACCGACGAGACGTCTCCGTCGCGCGGCAGGGGCACCTGGCCACCCGCTCCACGGCTGATCCGGCTCGGCGCGGTCGTCGCCACCTGGGCGGTCCTCGTGGTCGCCGCACCGAGCTTCGCGTGGGCGGCGGTGCCTCTGTTCTACGCCGCGCTGCGCGCCCTGCCGCCCATGGCCGCGTACCTCCTCGTCGGGTTCCTCACGCTCCTCGTCGTCTTCGCGCAGCTCGCGCTGGCACCGCGGTTCAGCCTCGACCTGGTCGTCGGTCCCGCGGCCGTCGCCACCCTCGCCACCGCGGTCTTCGCGCACATGCGGCGGCAGGCGGTGCGCCAGCGCGCCCTCATCGACGACCTGATCGGCACCCGCCGGGAACTGGCGGCCACCGAACGCCGCGAGGGTGTCCTCGCCGAGCGTCAGCGGCTGTCCATGGAGATCCACGACACCCTCGCCCAAGGGCTGTCCAGTCAGCAGATGCTGCTGCAGGCGGCGCTGCGGACCTGGGACACCGACCCGGACAAGGCCCGCGACCACGTAGGGACCGCCACGTCCGTCACCGAGCACAACCTCGCCGAGGCCCGCCGTTTCGTGCACGACCTGGCACCCGCCGACCTCGCCGGCGGCGGCAGCCTCGAAGCCGCGCTGCGCACCCTCGCGGGACGCGAGTCCGGCTCCGGCCTCACCGTCCGCGTCCACATCGACGACGGCGGACGGACGTCCGCGCCGACCGACCGCGCCGAGTCCGCGCTCCTGCGGATCGCCCAGGGCGCGCTGGCCAACGTCCGGGAGCATTCGGGAGCGACGGTCACCACGCTCACCCTCACCGGGCTCGACGACCGGGTGGTCCTCGACGTCGCCGACAACGGACGGGGCTTCGACCCTGCCACCGTCGGCGACGAACCGTCCGGTGGTGGGCGCGGGCATGGGATCCGGGCGATGCAGGCCCGGGTACGTCAGTTGGGCGGCACCCTGACCATCGAGTCGACGCCGGGGGAGGGCGCCGTACTGACCGCCACCGTCCCGGCCGACCGGCACACCGAGGAGACACCACGATGA
- a CDS encoding ABC transporter substrate-binding protein — translation MRRARFRRTRRAGAVTLASALTLTALAACGTSSSGDDGDNGSGNGAKADPAAPLDPKTKVSISIDCMPPAAKAAELRQWNEDVKEFNKKYPNVTINGRSTPGQCLEPPRFTAMLKAKSQPDVFYTYFTDLPQVLDNDGAQDITAYVNDKSVPLLKDIDPDVLGSLKKDDKLYGLPTSNYRMGLLINRKLFKEAGLDPDAPPATWEDVRTAAKKIAGIGGGVAGFGEYSAANTGGWHFTAQMYSLGGDVVDASGKKAAFNDETGKQVAENLHAMRWDDDSMGKTQLLKWGDLQKQIATDKLGMFLAAPDDVTYMVQQLGAKYENFGMGPIPGGENTLAGGNNYMIKQGISSDKVKAAVAWLNFKFTTVGKGQYDWKRSKADDLPVGLPQPNLWLNGSKTKDDAGRKEFATMPVENFKAFTDNPVPGKAEPPKAQEIYKVLDNVMSGILTNKDADIDKLLSTAESQVNQVLATQ, via the coding sequence ATGAGAAGAGCTCGGTTCCGCCGCACCCGCCGCGCCGGCGCGGTCACCCTCGCTTCCGCGCTCACGCTGACGGCACTCGCCGCCTGCGGTACGAGCAGCAGCGGCGACGACGGCGACAACGGCTCCGGCAACGGCGCGAAAGCCGATCCCGCCGCACCGCTGGACCCGAAGACGAAGGTGTCCATCTCCATCGACTGCATGCCCCCCGCGGCGAAGGCGGCCGAGCTCAGGCAGTGGAACGAGGACGTCAAGGAGTTCAACAAGAAGTACCCGAACGTCACCATCAACGGGCGTTCCACCCCGGGCCAGTGTCTGGAGCCGCCGCGCTTCACCGCGATGCTCAAGGCCAAGTCCCAACCCGACGTGTTCTACACCTACTTCACCGACCTGCCGCAGGTCCTGGACAACGACGGCGCCCAGGACATCACCGCGTACGTCAACGACAAGAGCGTCCCGCTGCTGAAGGACATCGACCCCGACGTCCTCGGCTCGCTGAAGAAGGACGACAAGCTCTACGGCCTGCCCACCAGCAACTACCGCATGGGCCTGCTCATCAACCGCAAGCTCTTCAAGGAGGCCGGCCTCGACCCGGACGCCCCGCCCGCCACCTGGGAGGACGTCCGCACCGCGGCCAAGAAGATAGCGGGGATCGGCGGCGGGGTCGCCGGATTCGGCGAGTACAGCGCGGCCAACACCGGTGGCTGGCACTTCACCGCGCAGATGTACAGCCTCGGCGGCGATGTCGTCGACGCGAGCGGGAAGAAGGCCGCCTTCAACGACGAGACCGGCAAGCAGGTCGCGGAGAACCTCCACGCCATGCGCTGGGACGACGACTCCATGGGCAAGACCCAGCTGCTCAAGTGGGGCGACCTGCAGAAGCAGATCGCCACCGACAAGCTGGGCATGTTCCTCGCCGCGCCCGACGACGTCACGTACATGGTCCAGCAACTCGGCGCCAAGTACGAGAACTTCGGCATGGGGCCGATCCCGGGCGGTGAGAACACCCTCGCCGGCGGCAACAACTACATGATCAAGCAGGGTATTTCGTCCGACAAGGTCAAGGCCGCCGTCGCCTGGCTGAACTTCAAGTTCACCACGGTCGGCAAGGGGCAGTACGACTGGAAGCGCTCCAAGGCGGACGACCTGCCCGTGGGGCTCCCGCAGCCGAACCTGTGGCTGAACGGCTCCAAGACCAAGGACGACGCCGGCCGCAAGGAGTTCGCCACCATGCCGGTGGAGAACTTCAAGGCGTTCACCGACAACCCGGTCCCGGGCAAGGCCGAACCGCCGAAGGCCCAGGAGATCTACAAGGTCCTCGACAACGTCATGTCGGGCATCCTCACCAACAAGGACGCCGACATCGACAAGCTCCTGTCCACAGCCGAGTCCCAGGTAAACCAGGTCCTCGCCACCCAGTGA
- a CDS encoding nucleotidyltransferase domain-containing protein, producing MTADDVLSVLAVLRAAATDVWVGGGWGIDALVGEQTRRHRDLDLMHRKDQEQAVVAALAEAGFVETLDWRPVRFVVTDPRGREIDLHPLVFAADGSAVQASLDPHRPFVYPAPSFVGGTIQGIAVPCLSAEQQVHFHQGYEPADRDRHDMAQLRRVFGVATHF from the coding sequence ATGACCGCTGACGACGTGCTGTCCGTGCTCGCCGTGCTGCGTGCGGCAGCCACCGACGTCTGGGTGGGCGGGGGTTGGGGCATCGACGCGCTCGTCGGGGAGCAGACGCGTCGGCACCGTGACCTGGACCTGATGCACCGCAAGGACCAGGAGCAGGCGGTCGTGGCGGCGCTCGCGGAGGCCGGGTTCGTCGAGACGCTCGACTGGCGTCCCGTGCGGTTCGTGGTCACGGACCCGCGCGGCCGTGAGATCGACCTGCACCCGTTGGTCTTCGCGGCGGACGGGTCCGCGGTGCAGGCCTCCCTCGACCCGCACCGCCCGTTCGTCTATCCCGCCCCGAGTTTCGTCGGTGGCACGATCCAGGGAATCGCCGTCCCGTGTCTGTCGGCCGAACAGCAGGTCCATTTCCACCAGGGGTACGAACCGGCCGACCGCGATCGTCATGACATGGCTCAGCTACGGCGGGTCTTCGGCGTCGCCACGCACTTCTGA
- a CDS encoding LacI family DNA-binding transcriptional regulator, with product MTRRLAQVAKKVGVSEATVSRVLNGKPGVSDSTRQSVLTALDVLGYERPTQLRGERARLVGLVLPELQNPIFPLFAEVIGGALAQQGLTPVLCTQTKGGVSEADYVELLLQQHVSGVVFAGGGLFAQADAPHDHYRQLAERRIPVVLINAAIEGLDFPCVSCDDAVAVEQAWRHLTLLGHERIGLVLGPADHIPSRRKLAAARIAAEAAGGSLPDAYVERSMFSLEGGQSAANRLLERGVTGVVCASDPLALGAIRAARRRGLAVPEQVSVVGYDDSAFMNCTEPPLTTVRQPVEAMGRAAVDLLCAQIQGAEVQPGELLFEPELVVRGSTTQAPRD from the coding sequence ATGACGCGACGACTTGCTCAGGTAGCCAAGAAGGTTGGAGTCAGCGAGGCCACGGTCAGCCGGGTCCTCAACGGCAAGCCCGGAGTGTCGGACAGCACCCGGCAGTCCGTGCTGACCGCGCTGGACGTTCTGGGCTACGAGCGTCCCACCCAGCTGCGCGGCGAGCGCGCGCGTCTGGTCGGGCTCGTCCTGCCCGAACTGCAGAACCCGATCTTCCCCCTGTTCGCCGAGGTCATCGGCGGCGCGCTGGCCCAGCAGGGCCTCACCCCGGTGTTGTGCACCCAGACCAAGGGCGGCGTCTCCGAGGCGGACTACGTCGAGCTGCTGCTCCAGCAGCACGTCTCCGGTGTGGTGTTCGCCGGCGGCGGCCTGTTCGCCCAGGCGGACGCGCCGCACGACCACTACCGGCAGCTCGCAGAACGGCGCATCCCGGTCGTGCTGATCAACGCCGCCATCGAGGGGCTCGACTTCCCGTGCGTCTCCTGCGACGACGCCGTCGCGGTCGAGCAGGCCTGGCGCCACCTCACCCTGCTGGGGCACGAGCGCATCGGCCTGGTCCTGGGACCGGCCGACCACATCCCCTCCCGGCGCAAGCTGGCCGCCGCCCGGATCGCCGCGGAGGCGGCCGGCGGCTCCCTGCCCGACGCGTACGTGGAGCGCTCGATGTTCTCCCTGGAGGGCGGCCAGTCGGCGGCCAACCGCCTCCTGGAGCGCGGTGTCACCGGCGTCGTCTGCGCCAGTGACCCGCTCGCCCTCGGAGCCATCCGCGCGGCCCGCAGGCGTGGCCTCGCGGTGCCCGAACAGGTGTCGGTCGTCGGCTACGACGACTCCGCCTTCATGAACTGCACCGAGCCCCCGCTGACCACGGTGCGCCAGCCCGTCGAGGCCATGGGGCGGGCCGCAGTGGACCTCCTGTGCGCCCAGATCCAGGGCGCCGAGGTCCAGCCCGGTGAGCTCCTGTTCGAGCCGGAGCTGGTGGTCCGCGGCTCCACGACGCAGGCTCCCCGGGACTAG
- a CDS encoding FadR/GntR family transcriptional regulator, which produces MTVTSQPDDQTSGAAPDLARLLRPVVRESSVSEVAKRLLDHLSAGDIKPGTRLPAERQLAEALGVARSSVRGALSALDVLGIIEIRPGSGSYVRDGTSEFLPKAINWGLMLGQRRTQDLVEVRTYLEAVSARLAAERATDEDLERMEEHLRHMRAAGGDAKTFIDADIDFHLELARIARNSVLSDILHSIRALLQVWMERVSDIEGTVSGTLCEHDAVLAALRARDPEAADRAMAEHMVMASRRLRESVDNEAL; this is translated from the coding sequence GTGACCGTGACCAGTCAGCCCGACGATCAGACCTCCGGGGCCGCCCCCGACCTCGCCCGACTCCTGCGCCCCGTGGTGCGCGAGTCCTCCGTCAGCGAGGTCGCCAAGCGGCTCCTCGACCACCTGTCGGCGGGCGACATCAAGCCCGGCACCCGGCTGCCCGCCGAGCGTCAGCTCGCCGAGGCCCTCGGGGTGGCCCGCTCCAGCGTCCGTGGCGCGCTGTCCGCCCTGGATGTGCTCGGCATCATCGAGATCCGCCCCGGCTCCGGCTCGTACGTGCGCGACGGCACCTCGGAGTTCCTGCCCAAGGCGATCAACTGGGGGCTGATGCTGGGTCAGCGGCGCACCCAGGACCTGGTGGAGGTGCGCACGTATCTGGAGGCCGTGTCCGCCCGGCTGGCCGCCGAGCGTGCGACGGACGAGGACCTGGAACGTATGGAGGAGCATCTGCGGCACATGCGCGCGGCCGGCGGCGATGCCAAGACCTTCATCGACGCCGACATCGACTTCCATCTGGAGCTGGCCCGCATCGCGCGCAACAGCGTGCTCAGCGACATCCTGCACAGCATCCGGGCGCTGCTTCAGGTGTGGATGGAACGGGTCAGTGACATCGAGGGCACGGTCAGTGGCACGTTGTGTGAGCATGACGCGGTGCTGGCGGCTTTGCGGGCGAGGGATCCCGAGGCTGCGGATCGGGCCATGGCGGAACACATGGTGATGGCCAGCCGCCGGCTGCGCGAGTCTGTCGACAACGAGGCCCTGTAG
- a CDS encoding carbohydrate ABC transporter permease — protein MSTRTLISPAQLARPRGKALYWVCFALVVVLFTLAFLGPLYWMVTSGLKTTQEAVQTPPTWVPGSVHAENYKRAWEVMDLAKLLMNTLYYAFGALAFQLVLDVAAAYSLSKLRPVLGKVILGLMLATLMIPATVLVVPQYLTALDVPIVERNLLNSPWAIWLPSVTNAFNIFLLKRFFDSIPRELLDAASMDGAGPLRVLWSIVLPVSRPILGVVSIFAVVGVWKDFLWPMLVLPDPSKQTLAVGIYSLATSVPENVLIASLTIASLPTLILFLIFQRNIMSGLTAGGLKG, from the coding sequence ATGTCCACTCGCACGCTCATCTCACCCGCCCAACTGGCCCGCCCCCGCGGCAAGGCCCTGTACTGGGTGTGCTTCGCGCTCGTCGTCGTCCTGTTCACGCTGGCCTTCCTCGGCCCGCTGTACTGGATGGTGACCAGCGGCCTCAAGACCACCCAGGAAGCCGTCCAGACCCCGCCCACCTGGGTGCCGGGCTCCGTCCACGCGGAGAACTACAAGCGTGCCTGGGAGGTGATGGACCTGGCCAAACTCCTGATGAACACCCTCTACTACGCCTTCGGGGCGCTCGCCTTCCAACTGGTCCTCGACGTCGCCGCCGCCTACTCGCTGTCCAAGCTGCGGCCCGTGCTCGGCAAGGTGATCCTGGGCCTGATGCTGGCCACGCTGATGATCCCGGCGACCGTCCTCGTCGTACCCCAGTACCTCACGGCGCTGGACGTGCCGATCGTCGAACGCAACCTGCTCAACTCGCCCTGGGCGATCTGGCTCCCGTCGGTCACCAACGCCTTCAACATCTTCCTCCTCAAGCGGTTCTTCGACTCGATCCCCAGAGAGCTGCTCGACGCGGCCTCGATGGACGGCGCGGGCCCCCTGCGCGTCCTGTGGTCCATCGTCCTGCCGGTCTCCCGGCCCATCCTCGGTGTCGTGTCCATCTTCGCCGTCGTCGGCGTCTGGAAGGACTTCCTCTGGCCGATGCTGGTCCTGCCCGACCCGTCGAAGCAGACCCTCGCCGTCGGCATCTACTCCCTGGCGACCAGCGTGCCCGAGAACGTCCTGATCGCCTCACTGACCATCGCGTCCCTGCCCACGCTCATCCTCTTCCTCATCTTCCAGCGCAACATCATGAGCGGACTGACGGCGGGCGGCCTCAAGGGCTGA
- a CDS encoding carbohydrate ABC transporter permease, translating into MSAPTLTKDPAVKDRRPRRPRAGAPHRPDGGFGKTLRRNITAHGFLIGAVLCFAFFSWYPIVREFLLAFQKTEDGRVSWVGWDNFVTVWNDPAFGQAWRNTLWFTVLALVLGFVVPFVTALIINEFRHGQGYLRLLVYLPVMLPPTASVLLFKYLYDPGYGMFNEILGVFGVPAQQWLQDPDTAMLSVVVASTWMNMGGATLIYLAALQGVPGELYEAAELDGAGLFRKVWHVTVPQTRLILLLMLLMQIIATMQVFIEPFLLTGGAGPEGSTTTVVYLIYQYAFNFNNYGAAAALGLLLLVLLAGFSAVYTRLNRAEQD; encoded by the coding sequence ATGTCGGCCCCCACCCTCACCAAGGACCCGGCGGTCAAGGACCGCCGTCCCCGCAGACCCCGCGCCGGTGCCCCGCACCGCCCGGACGGCGGATTCGGCAAGACCCTGCGCCGCAACATCACCGCGCACGGCTTCCTCATCGGAGCGGTGCTCTGCTTCGCCTTCTTCTCCTGGTATCCGATCGTCCGGGAGTTCCTTCTCGCCTTCCAGAAGACCGAGGACGGCCGCGTCAGCTGGGTGGGCTGGGACAACTTCGTCACCGTCTGGAACGACCCGGCCTTCGGCCAGGCCTGGCGCAACACCCTTTGGTTCACCGTGCTGGCGCTGGTCCTCGGCTTCGTCGTACCGTTCGTCACCGCCCTGATCATCAACGAGTTCCGGCACGGCCAGGGCTACTTGAGGCTGCTGGTCTACCTGCCGGTGATGCTCCCGCCGACCGCCTCGGTCCTGCTCTTCAAGTACCTGTACGACCCCGGGTACGGCATGTTCAACGAGATACTCGGCGTGTTCGGCGTCCCCGCCCAGCAGTGGCTCCAGGACCCGGACACCGCGATGCTCTCCGTGGTGGTCGCCTCGACCTGGATGAACATGGGCGGCGCCACCCTCATCTACCTCGCCGCACTCCAGGGCGTACCCGGCGAGCTGTACGAGGCCGCCGAACTCGACGGCGCGGGACTGTTCCGCAAGGTCTGGCACGTCACCGTCCCGCAGACCCGGCTCATCCTGCTGCTGATGCTCCTCATGCAGATCATCGCCACCATGCAGGTGTTCATCGAGCCGTTCCTGCTCACCGGCGGCGCGGGACCCGAGGGGTCCACCACCACCGTCGTGTACCTGATCTACCAGTACGCCTTCAACTTCAACAACTACGGCGCCGCGGCGGCACTCGGCCTGCTCCTGCTCGTACTCCTGGCCGGCTTCTCGGCCGTGTACACCAGGCTCAACCGCGCCGAGCAGGACTAG